The Gillisia sp. Hel_I_86 genome has a segment encoding these proteins:
- a CDS encoding OmpA family protein produces MKHLSRFLLASLFVLGFSSMQAQDENNPWAIEIGVNAVNYFGTGDDTPGMIGNGVAGGEFGDRFFDTDKWNILPSVSRLSVSRYVGGGFVFEVAGSVNQIDTFGDQGVDDLSYYALDAMANYSLRALLNDGWFDPQLGVGGGYNWLDSEGNGTLNGKAGFNIWFSDNIALNLQSTYKYAFKDEADSHFQHAAGIKFIFGGKDTDGDGVYDKDDECPEVAGLAEFNGCPDTDGDGIEDRKDECPNEAGLAEFNGCPDTDGDGISDNKDECPTVAGTAAMNGCPDADGDGVKDSEDECPNEAGPKENKGCPFKDKDGDGVLDKDDECPDVAGTVANNGCPEPTAEAIKELNEYSKTVLFDLNKATIRPDSGNALKSIADIMEEYSNTIFHIEGHTDSQGSDAYNLKLSQERAASVREFLISAGVPANRLTSEGYGESRPIATNKTAAGRQDNRRVEISLDKDKEMKETKKDSTDKM; encoded by the coding sequence ATGAAACATCTTAGCAGATTTTTATTAGCTTCATTATTTGTTTTGGGCTTCTCTTCCATGCAAGCACAAGACGAAAATAACCCATGGGCCATCGAAATTGGTGTAAATGCGGTTAACTATTTTGGTACTGGTGACGACACCCCAGGAATGATTGGTAACGGCGTGGCCGGAGGAGAATTTGGAGACAGATTTTTCGATACTGACAAATGGAACATCCTTCCTTCTGTTTCTAGACTTTCTGTTTCTAGATACGTGGGTGGTGGATTCGTTTTTGAGGTTGCAGGTTCTGTCAACCAAATAGATACTTTTGGAGATCAAGGTGTAGACGATTTATCTTACTATGCTCTTGATGCTATGGCCAACTATAGTCTTAGAGCTTTATTGAACGACGGATGGTTTGACCCACAACTTGGAGTTGGTGGTGGTTACAACTGGTTAGATTCAGAAGGTAACGGAACTTTAAACGGTAAAGCTGGTTTCAATATCTGGTTTTCAGACAATATCGCTTTAAATTTACAATCTACTTATAAATATGCTTTTAAAGATGAAGCAGATTCACATTTCCAACATGCTGCCGGTATTAAATTTATCTTCGGAGGAAAAGATACTGATGGAGATGGGGTATATGACAAGGATGATGAATGTCCTGAGGTTGCTGGTTTAGCTGAATTCAACGGATGTCCTGACACTGACGGTGACGGAATCGAAGATCGTAAAGATGAATGTCCTAATGAAGCTGGTTTAGCTGAATTTAATGGATGTCCTGATACTGACGGTGATGGAATTTCAGATAATAAAGATGAATGTCCTACTGTTGCTGGAACTGCTGCAATGAATGGATGTCCTGATGCTGATGGCGATGGAGTAAAAGATAGTGAAGACGAATGTCCTAACGAAGCTGGTCCAAAAGAAAACAAAGGTTGTCCTTTTAAAGATAAAGATGGCGACGGTGTATTGGACAAAGATGATGAGTGTCCAGATGTTGCAGGAACTGTTGCTAACAATGGATGTCCTGAACCAACTGCTGAAGCTATCAAAGAATTGAACGAATACTCTAAAACTGTATTGTTCGATCTTAACAAAGCTACTATTCGTCCTGACTCTGGTAATGCTTTGAAATCTATCGCAGACATCATGGAAGAATATTCAAATACAATTTTCCATATTGAAGGTCACACAGATTCTCAAGGTAGCGATGCTTACAACTTGAAATTATCTCAAGAGCGTGCTGCTTCTGTAAGAGAATTTTTAATCTCTGCCGGAGTACCTGCAAACAGATTGACTTCTGAAGGATATGGTGAGTCCAGACCAATTGCAACGAACAAAACTGCAGCTGGAAGACAAGATAACAGACGTGTTGAAATTTCTTTGGATAAAGACAAAGAAATGAAAGAAACTAAAAAAGATTCTACAGATAAAATGTAG
- the kbl gene encoding glycine C-acetyltransferase — protein sequence MYGSIKEHLQAEIKEIKENGLYKKERIITSPQGAAIKISTGQEVINFCANNYLGLSSHPDVIQAAKDTMDSHGFGMSSVRFICGTQDIHKELELKVADFYGTEDTILYAACFDANGGIFEPLLSVEDAIISDSLNHASIIDGVRLCKAARYRYANGDMEDLEKQLQAANEKGTRFKLIVTDGVFSMDGLVAPLDKICDLADKYDAMVMVDECHATGFIGKTGIGTMEEKGVLGRIDIITGTFGKALGGAMGGYTTGKKEIIDLLRQRSRPYLFSNSLAPSIVGASIKVFDMLKNDTSLRDKLESNTKYFKEKMKAAGFDIIDGDSAIVPVMLYDAKLSQDMADKLLEEGIYVIGFFFPVVPKGKARIRVQLSAAHEQEHLDKAIAAFTKVGKELKVV from the coding sequence ATGTACGGATCAATAAAGGAGCATTTACAAGCAGAAATTAAAGAAATAAAAGAAAACGGACTTTATAAAAAAGAACGGATAATTACCTCTCCTCAAGGAGCTGCCATAAAAATTTCTACTGGTCAAGAGGTTATAAACTTTTGTGCGAACAACTATTTAGGACTTTCTTCTCATCCAGATGTAATTCAGGCCGCTAAAGATACCATGGATTCGCATGGATTCGGAATGTCCAGTGTTCGTTTTATTTGTGGAACCCAGGATATCCATAAGGAATTGGAGCTAAAAGTGGCAGATTTTTATGGTACTGAGGACACTATCTTATACGCTGCCTGTTTCGATGCCAACGGTGGGATTTTTGAGCCATTGCTTTCTGTAGAAGATGCAATAATATCAGATTCTTTGAACCATGCTTCTATTATAGATGGCGTAAGGCTTTGTAAAGCCGCTAGATATAGATATGCAAATGGCGACATGGAAGATCTTGAAAAGCAATTGCAAGCTGCCAATGAAAAAGGTACTAGGTTCAAGTTGATCGTTACAGACGGGGTATTCTCTATGGACGGCCTGGTTGCTCCTTTAGATAAAATATGTGATCTAGCCGATAAATATGATGCCATGGTCATGGTAGATGAATGTCATGCCACAGGTTTTATTGGCAAGACAGGGATTGGCACCATGGAAGAAAAAGGTGTTTTAGGCAGGATAGATATTATTACCGGTACCTTTGGAAAAGCCCTGGGAGGCGCTATGGGTGGATATACAACTGGTAAAAAAGAGATCATTGACCTATTGAGACAACGTTCCAGGCCATATTTATTTTCGAATTCCTTGGCGCCTTCTATAGTGGGTGCTTCTATCAAGGTTTTTGACATGCTTAAAAACGATACTAGTTTACGCGATAAATTGGAGAGCAATACGAAGTATTTTAAAGAGAAAATGAAAGCGGCAGGCTTTGATATTATAGATGGGGATTCTGCAATTGTACCCGTAATGTTGTACGATGCAAAATTATCCCAGGATATGGCAGATAAGTTGTTAGAGGAAGGAATTTATGTGATTGGCTTCTTTTTTCCCGTTGTTCCCAAAGGTAAAGCAAGAATTCGAGTACAACTTTCTGCTGCTCATGAACAAGAACATTTGGATAAAGCTATAGCCGCTTTTACAAAAGTTGGAAAGGAACTAAAAGTGGTATAA
- a CDS encoding UvrD-helicase domain-containing protein — MTNSNTFTIYNASAGSGKTFTLVKDYLVLLLNSSRDDAYKNILAITFTNKAVGEMKSRVILGLSSLAKEETPASSEPLLALLIKETNLKKDEIQKRSKRILKNILHNYAAFDISTIDRFTHKIIRTFAKDLGIPTNFEVELNVDLILQEAVDRVINRAGEEKELTKVLLKFTLDKTDDDKSWDIGRDLFSFSKLLIRENQQQYVQQLKGKNLQDFADFSEKVKLGIVLIEEDITGAANSFFDLLAKFDLTEKDFNGGYLFKYFIKIKNRNFIKLFGAKWQDKLEDSALYPQRLSDDKKAVLDQHQSEIAALFNSSKKAILKRDYLKAIDKSIIPLSLLSEISNEIDKIKKERSLVLISDFNPTIAKEINNQPVPFIYERLGERYKNYFIDEFQDTSEMQWTNIIPLADHNLNTIQSDSEPAANLTLVGDAKQSIYRFRGGKAEQFIDLCMAENPFQVKKEVIDLPSNYRSAKEVVEFNNSFFQYISNKFESDTYKSLFLKSAQEPIKQVGGYVNISFLKAKKKEEELELHPIKSLEIIKDLDEQGVSRSDICILTRTRKESFAIANYLNEQGVAIVSSESLLVSNSPEVRFINNLLSVSLNPHDKNIKWELLNYLVQKLEIKDAHKLILENLEKEHQGFFAWLTEHDIYFDLKKIQILSIYEAAEYIIRAFSLIKDSDAYLQFYLDFVFDSLNNKNIGISEFLELWSQKSEKLSILAPASNDAVQIMTIHKSKGLEFPIVIYPFANSALQDVSRESIWLPLPEGLNEIPIGYLKASKGMLDWGETEANAYQELLYKTEFDSINILYVAFTRAAQQLYIISNLDINAKGEINENKVSGLLIGFLKANHLWEDGQDIFEFGSKNIENYKASDVTSNLKNNRFFSSSTQNNAVQIMTKSGLLWGSLQEKAIIKGDLYHDIFSEIDTMEDMPSAIKKFTQDEDIPESELQELEQLISEVILHPELSEYYTAKSIVVKERNILSPNGEVLRPDRLNIKDKFVTIIDYKTGAFQKTHQLQMEQYENILNEMGYSVIKKILIYINTEVNLTFV, encoded by the coding sequence TTGACCAATTCCAATACCTTTACAATCTACAACGCATCGGCAGGTTCCGGTAAAACTTTTACGCTTGTAAAAGATTATCTGGTATTGCTTTTAAATAGTAGCCGTGATGATGCCTATAAAAACATCCTTGCTATCACCTTTACCAACAAGGCCGTGGGAGAGATGAAATCCAGAGTGATTCTTGGATTGAGTTCTTTGGCCAAAGAGGAAACTCCTGCTAGTAGCGAACCTCTTTTGGCGCTTCTTATTAAGGAAACAAATTTGAAGAAGGATGAAATTCAGAAACGATCAAAAAGAATACTGAAGAATATACTTCATAATTATGCCGCTTTCGATATTTCCACGATAGATAGGTTTACACATAAAATAATAAGAACTTTTGCCAAAGATCTTGGGATCCCTACTAATTTTGAAGTAGAACTCAATGTAGATCTTATTCTACAAGAGGCCGTAGACCGGGTTATAAATAGGGCCGGAGAAGAAAAAGAACTCACCAAGGTGCTACTGAAGTTTACTTTGGATAAAACCGACGATGACAAAAGCTGGGATATTGGCAGGGACCTATTCTCTTTCTCTAAATTGCTTATTCGGGAGAACCAGCAGCAATATGTGCAACAATTAAAAGGAAAAAACCTTCAGGATTTCGCTGATTTTTCTGAAAAAGTAAAATTGGGAATCGTTTTAATTGAAGAAGATATTACTGGAGCTGCCAACTCTTTTTTTGATCTTCTAGCTAAATTCGATCTCACCGAAAAGGATTTCAACGGTGGATATTTGTTTAAATATTTCATTAAAATAAAAAACCGAAATTTTATAAAACTATTTGGGGCTAAATGGCAGGATAAACTAGAAGATTCCGCTCTTTACCCACAAAGATTAAGTGATGACAAAAAAGCCGTTTTAGATCAACATCAATCGGAAATCGCAGCACTTTTCAATAGCTCCAAAAAGGCCATTCTTAAACGGGACTATTTAAAAGCTATAGATAAAAGCATTATTCCGCTTTCTTTGTTAAGTGAAATTTCCAATGAAATAGATAAGATAAAGAAAGAACGCTCCCTGGTTTTGATCTCCGATTTTAATCCAACCATCGCCAAAGAGATCAACAATCAGCCAGTTCCCTTTATTTACGAGCGACTTGGAGAACGCTATAAAAATTATTTTATAGATGAATTTCAGGATACTTCAGAAATGCAATGGACAAATATAATCCCGCTGGCAGATCACAACCTTAATACCATTCAATCTGATAGCGAACCAGCGGCGAACCTCACCTTGGTTGGAGACGCAAAACAGTCTATTTATAGGTTTAGGGGCGGGAAAGCAGAACAGTTTATCGATTTGTGTATGGCTGAAAATCCATTCCAGGTGAAAAAAGAGGTAATAGACCTTCCTTCCAACTATAGAAGCGCAAAAGAGGTGGTTGAATTTAACAATTCTTTCTTCCAGTATATTTCCAATAAATTTGAAAGTGATACTTATAAAAGCCTTTTTCTAAAAAGTGCACAAGAACCCATCAAGCAAGTAGGCGGTTATGTGAATATTTCTTTTCTTAAAGCTAAAAAGAAGGAGGAGGAATTAGAACTGCACCCAATAAAATCTCTGGAGATAATCAAAGATCTAGATGAACAAGGTGTCTCCAGAAGTGATATTTGTATTTTAACCCGGACTAGAAAAGAAAGTTTTGCGATTGCAAACTATTTAAATGAGCAAGGTGTAGCCATAGTTTCTTCGGAATCGTTGCTGGTATCCAACTCTCCTGAAGTTCGTTTTATCAATAACCTTTTAAGTGTTTCTTTAAATCCTCACGATAAAAATATAAAATGGGAACTGCTTAATTATCTGGTTCAGAAATTAGAGATCAAAGATGCCCATAAATTGATCCTAGAAAATTTAGAAAAGGAACATCAGGGGTTTTTTGCTTGGCTTACAGAGCATGATATTTATTTCGACCTAAAAAAGATCCAAATTTTATCCATTTATGAAGCTGCGGAATATATTATAAGAGCCTTTTCATTAATTAAAGATTCCGATGCCTACCTCCAGTTCTACTTGGATTTTGTTTTTGATTCCTTAAATAATAAAAACATTGGTATCTCCGAATTTTTGGAACTCTGGAGCCAAAAAAGTGAAAAATTAAGCATCCTCGCTCCTGCATCGAATGATGCGGTCCAAATCATGACTATCCATAAATCCAAAGGGTTGGAATTTCCAATCGTCATTTATCCTTTTGCGAATTCTGCATTACAGGACGTCTCCCGGGAATCTATATGGCTCCCCCTTCCAGAAGGTTTGAACGAGATTCCAATTGGGTATTTAAAAGCTTCAAAAGGAATGTTGGATTGGGGAGAAACAGAAGCGAATGCCTATCAAGAGCTCTTGTATAAAACAGAGTTCGACAGCATCAATATTCTATATGTTGCCTTTACCAGAGCGGCCCAACAGTTGTATATAATTTCCAACTTGGACATTAACGCCAAAGGGGAAATAAACGAAAACAAAGTATCCGGTTTACTTATTGGGTTTTTAAAGGCCAATCATTTATGGGAAGATGGCCAAGATATTTTCGAGTTTGGTTCGAAAAATATTGAAAATTATAAAGCTTCAGATGTAACTAGCAACCTTAAAAACAATCGTTTTTTCTCCTCTTCCACTCAAAATAATGCGGTTCAAATAATGACAAAATCCGGGTTGTTGTGGGGTTCGCTTCAGGAAAAAGCGATTATAAAGGGGGATTTGTACCACGATATCTTTTCAGAAATAGATACTATGGAAGATATGCCCTCAGCAATTAAGAAATTTACGCAAGATGAAGATATACCAGAAAGCGAACTTCAGGAATTGGAGCAATTAATTTCAGAAGTTATTCTTCATCCGGAACTGTCAGAATATTATACTGCTAAAAGTATAGTTGTGAAAGAAAGGAATATTCTAAGCCCAAATGGAGAGGTTTTGCGTCCTGATAGATTGAATATAAAAGACAAGTTTGTTACAATTATAGATTATAAAACGGGAGCATTCCAAAAGACACATCAGCTCCAAATGGAGCAATACGAAAATATCCTAAATGAAATGGGATATAGCGTTATTAAAAAAATACTGATATATATTAATACAGAAGTGAACCTCACATTTGTTTAA
- a CDS encoding superoxide dismutase, translating into MAFELPKLNYAFDALEPHIDAKTMEIHHDKHHAGYTSKLNDAIEGTDNEGKTIENILKNLDMSNKAVRNNGGGYYNHNLYWEIMSPDGGGKPDGELAKAIDAAFGSFDAFKDEFSKAGATQFGSGWAWLCVHKGGKVEVCSTPNQDNPLMPETGCGGTPILGMDVWEHAYYLKYQNKRPDYINAFFNVINWKEVAARYAQEKEK; encoded by the coding sequence ATGGCTTTTGAATTACCAAAATTGAATTATGCTTTTGATGCATTAGAACCACATATAGATGCGAAAACAATGGAAATCCATCATGATAAACATCATGCAGGATATACCAGCAAACTAAATGATGCTATTGAAGGCACCGATAACGAAGGAAAAACAATAGAAAATATCCTTAAAAATCTGGATATGTCCAACAAAGCCGTTCGCAATAATGGTGGGGGTTACTACAACCACAATTTGTATTGGGAGATCATGTCGCCAGATGGTGGAGGAAAACCAGATGGAGAATTGGCAAAAGCTATTGATGCGGCTTTTGGTTCTTTTGATGCTTTTAAAGATGAATTCTCTAAAGCAGGTGCTACGCAGTTTGGATCTGGATGGGCATGGTTATGTGTTCATAAAGGTGGAAAGGTAGAAGTTTGCTCTACTCCAAACCAGGACAACCCATTAATGCCAGAAACAGGATGTGGCGGAACACCAATCTTGGGCATGGATGTTTGGGAACATGCTTACTACTTAAAATATCAGAACAAACGTCCAGATTATATTAATGCATTCTTTAATGTGATTAACTGGAAAGAGGTTGCTGCAAGATATGCTCAAGAGAAAGAAAAATAG
- a CDS encoding amidophosphoribosyltransferase has translation MSDALKHECGIAQIRLLKPLEFYKEKYGSAFYGVNKMYLMMEKQHNRGQDGAGFASIKLNTEPGDRYISRLRSNAAQPIQDIFAQINERINSELSEHPEYVNDVVLQKKNIPYIGELFLGHVRYGTFGKNSIESVHPFLRQNNWMHRNLIVAGNFNMTNVFQLFDNLVELGQHPKEKADTVTVMEKIGHFLDDEVRKLYKKLKKEGYTKVEASPLIADRLNVAKILRKSAKNWDGGYAMAGLLGHGDSFVLRDPAGIRPAYYYQDDEVVVVASERPVIQTVFNVKFEDVKELEPGHAIITKMGGEVSIKQILEPLERKACSFERIYFSRGSDAEIYKERKMLGRLLMPEVLKSIDHDTINTVFSFIPNTAETSFYGMVEAAQDELNKQKNETILSEKENLTDERLQQILAYKLRTEKVAIKDVKLRTFITEDSSRDDLVAHVYDVTYGVVKPEDNLVIIDDSIVRGTTLKKSIIKMLDRLNPKQLVVVSSAPQIRYPDCYGIDMARLEGLVAFRAALELLKDAGNYDLIEEVYKKCKLQEHLEDKDVKNFVKEIYEPFTYQEISDKIAELLSEPEVKTKVKIIYQTVENLHKACPKHLGDWYFTGDYPTFGGNRVVNRAFINFYEGNEGRSY, from the coding sequence ATGAGTGACGCATTAAAACACGAGTGTGGGATTGCACAAATCCGACTATTAAAACCCTTGGAATTCTATAAAGAAAAATACGGGAGTGCCTTTTACGGAGTGAACAAAATGTATTTAATGATGGAAAAGCAGCATAACCGTGGACAAGACGGGGCGGGCTTTGCCAGTATTAAATTGAATACAGAACCTGGGGATCGATATATAAGCAGGTTACGCTCCAACGCTGCACAACCCATTCAGGATATATTTGCTCAAATCAACGAGCGAATTAATTCTGAACTGAGCGAACACCCAGAATACGTTAATGATGTTGTGCTTCAGAAAAAAAACATCCCTTATATAGGAGAATTATTTCTTGGTCACGTGAGGTATGGAACTTTTGGGAAGAATAGTATCGAGAGCGTTCATCCTTTCTTGAGGCAAAATAACTGGATGCACCGAAACTTAATCGTTGCCGGGAATTTTAATATGACCAATGTTTTTCAACTTTTCGATAATTTGGTGGAGCTGGGACAACATCCCAAAGAAAAGGCAGATACCGTTACGGTAATGGAAAAGATCGGGCATTTTCTGGATGATGAAGTCAGGAAATTATATAAAAAATTAAAGAAGGAAGGCTATACCAAGGTAGAGGCATCTCCTTTGATTGCAGATAGATTGAATGTTGCGAAGATCTTGAGGAAATCTGCCAAGAACTGGGATGGCGGCTACGCGATGGCCGGTTTATTAGGGCATGGCGATTCTTTTGTCCTAAGGGATCCTGCAGGAATACGCCCAGCTTATTATTATCAAGACGACGAAGTTGTAGTAGTAGCTTCAGAAAGACCTGTAATTCAAACAGTTTTCAATGTAAAATTTGAAGATGTAAAAGAATTGGAGCCTGGACATGCCATCATCACCAAGATGGGCGGGGAAGTCTCCATAAAACAAATTTTAGAGCCATTGGAAAGAAAAGCATGTTCCTTCGAGCGCATCTATTTTTCTAGGGGAAGTGATGCAGAGATCTATAAAGAACGAAAAATGCTAGGGCGTTTGTTAATGCCAGAAGTATTAAAGTCCATAGACCACGACACCATTAACACGGTGTTCTCCTTTATACCAAATACTGCAGAAACATCTTTCTATGGAATGGTGGAAGCAGCCCAGGACGAATTGAACAAGCAAAAGAACGAAACAATCCTTTCTGAAAAAGAAAACCTTACAGATGAAAGACTTCAGCAAATTTTGGCCTACAAGTTAAGGACAGAGAAAGTTGCGATAAAAGATGTAAAGCTAAGAACATTTATTACAGAAGATAGCAGCAGGGACGATCTAGTGGCGCACGTTTACGACGTGACCTATGGAGTTGTAAAACCCGAGGACAATTTGGTGATCATCGACGATAGTATTGTTAGGGGCACCACTCTTAAAAAGAGTATCATTAAAATGTTGGACAGGTTAAATCCGAAGCAATTGGTAGTTGTTTCCTCTGCACCACAAATAAGATATCCAGATTGTTACGGGATAGACATGGCCAGGCTTGAAGGATTGGTTGCATTTAGGGCTGCATTGGAACTTTTAAAAGATGCTGGAAACTATGATCTTATAGAAGAGGTTTATAAAAAGTGCAAATTACAGGAGCATCTGGAGGATAAGGATGTAAAGAATTTTGTAAAAGAAATTTACGAACCTTTTACCTATCAAGAAATTTCTGATAAAATCGCTGAATTATTAAGTGAGCCAGAAGTAAAAACCAAAGTGAAGATCATTTATCAAACAGTCGAAAATCTGCATAAAGCATGTCCAAAGCATTTAGGGGACTGGTATTTTACTGGGGACTATCCAACTTTTGGAGGAAATCGTGTGGTAAATAGGGCCTTTATAAACTTTTATGAAGGAAACGAAGGAAGATCTTATTAA
- a CDS encoding PfkB family carbohydrate kinase, which produces MSKLLIVGTVAFDAIETPFGKTDQILGGAATYIGLSASQFNVNCAIVSVVGEDFPQEHMDLLTRNGIDIQGIEVVKGGKTFFWSGKYHNDLNTRDTLDTQLNVLADFNPVVPEEFKDSEIVMLGNLHPLVQLSVLEQVTNPKLVVLDTMNFWMDNALEDLKKVISKVDAITINDEEARQLTDEHSLVRAARKIGEMGPKYVVIKKGEHGALLFHKDQIFFAPALPLEEVFDPTGAGDTFAGGFTGYLAKTEDISFENMKNAVIYGSSLASFCVEKFGTERMEHLDNEDLKLRLQEFQSLTQFDIELTPTKTL; this is translated from the coding sequence ATGAGCAAATTATTGATAGTAGGCACAGTAGCCTTCGATGCAATTGAAACCCCATTTGGAAAAACCGATCAAATTTTAGGTGGCGCTGCCACATATATAGGTTTATCTGCTTCCCAGTTCAATGTTAATTGTGCAATTGTATCTGTGGTGGGAGAGGATTTCCCTCAAGAACATATGGATTTGCTAACTCGTAACGGGATAGATATTCAAGGAATAGAAGTTGTAAAAGGTGGCAAAACCTTCTTTTGGAGCGGAAAATATCACAACGATCTAAACACCAGGGACACGCTGGACACACAGTTAAATGTATTGGCAGATTTTAATCCGGTGGTTCCTGAAGAGTTTAAAGATTCTGAAATTGTAATGTTGGGAAACCTGCATCCTTTGGTTCAATTAAGCGTTTTGGAGCAAGTTACAAACCCAAAGTTAGTGGTATTGGATACCATGAACTTTTGGATGGACAATGCTTTGGAAGATCTTAAAAAAGTGATTTCCAAAGTAGATGCAATAACCATAAACGATGAAGAAGCACGCCAATTGACAGATGAACATTCCTTGGTGAGAGCAGCTAGAAAAATCGGGGAAATGGGCCCAAAATATGTGGTGATCAAAAAAGGGGAACATGGAGCTCTATTGTTTCATAAAGACCAGATCTTTTTTGCCCCCGCATTGCCATTAGAAGAAGTTTTTGATCCAACCGGGGCAGGAGATACTTTTGCAGGTGGGTTTACTGGCTATTTGGCCAAAACGGAAGACATTTCTTTTGAAAACATGAAGAATGCAGTAATTTATGGTTCCAGCTTAGCTTCCTTTTGTGTGGAAAAGTTTGGTACCGAGCGTATGGAACATCTGGACAATGAGGATTTAAAACTCCGTTTGCAAGAATTTCAGAGCTTAACACAATTCGATATAGAATTAACGCCTACCAAAACCCTGTAA
- the rnhA gene encoding ribonuclease HI translates to MTNPVVHIYTDGAARGNPGPGGYGIVMEWVGKPYRKEFSKGFKHTTNNRMELLAVVDALKKLKKQDVSILVFTDSKYVADSVKKGWVFGWEKKGFKDRKNADLWKEFLVEYRKHKVDFRWIRGHNNHIQNERCDALAVAASKEKRLHIDEGFVE, encoded by the coding sequence TTGACTAATCCTGTAGTTCACATTTATACAGATGGTGCCGCTCGTGGCAATCCTGGCCCCGGAGGTTATGGAATTGTAATGGAATGGGTTGGCAAACCCTATAGAAAGGAATTTTCCAAAGGCTTTAAGCACACCACCAACAATAGAATGGAATTGCTAGCAGTTGTCGACGCACTAAAAAAGCTTAAAAAACAAGATGTTTCAATATTGGTGTTCACAGATTCCAAATATGTGGCAGACTCGGTTAAAAAAGGTTGGGTGTTTGGTTGGGAGAAGAAAGGCTTTAAAGACCGTAAAAATGCAGATCTCTGGAAGGAATTTCTTGTGGAATACCGAAAACACAAGGTGGATTTTAGATGGATTCGGGGACATAACAACCATATACAAAATGAGCGATGCGATGCCCTTGCCGTGGCTGCTTCAAAAGAAAAACGACTACATATCGATGAAGGCTTTGTTGAATAA
- the purN gene encoding phosphoribosylglycinamide formyltransferase: protein MSASKRTSPKKIVVFASGSGSNAENIIHYFRASGTAQVVSIMSNKPTAKVLKRAHKLNITALCFDRDAFYNSNDVLHILEDTNPDLIVLAGFLWLFPPSILEKFPNKVINLHPALLPKFGGKGMFGVNVHQAVLDNKEKETGITIHYVNEKYDDGQIIFQKAFPISSGETLESLAEKIHELEHRHFPEVIENLLESSTID, encoded by the coding sequence TTGAGCGCATCAAAAAGAACATCCCCAAAAAAAATTGTTGTCTTCGCATCCGGCTCAGGCTCTAATGCTGAGAATATTATACATTATTTTAGAGCTTCCGGTACCGCACAAGTGGTATCAATAATGTCCAATAAACCAACAGCAAAGGTTTTAAAGAGGGCCCATAAGTTAAATATTACCGCACTTTGCTTTGATAGGGATGCGTTTTATAACTCAAATGACGTTTTACATATCTTAGAAGACACCAATCCAGATCTTATTGTACTGGCCGGTTTTTTGTGGTTGTTCCCCCCCTCTATCCTAGAAAAATTCCCAAATAAGGTTATAAACCTCCATCCCGCTTTGTTGCCAAAATTTGGTGGTAAAGGAATGTTTGGTGTCAATGTGCACCAAGCAGTGCTGGATAATAAGGAAAAAGAAACGGGTATAACCATTCATTATGTGAATGAAAAGTATGATGATGGTCAAATAATATTTCAAAAAGCATTTCCAATTTCTTCTGGAGAAACCCTTGAAAGCCTTGCTGAAAAGATCCATGAACTGGAACATCGCCATTTTCCAGAAGTGATCGAGAATTTATTAGAATCTTCTACTATTGACTAA
- a CDS encoding acyl carrier protein: protein MSDIASRVKAIIVDKLGVDENEVVTEASFTNDLGADSLDTVELIMEFEKEFDIQIPDDQAENIATVGQAISYIEKAK, encoded by the coding sequence ATGTCAGACATTGCATCAAGAGTAAAAGCGATTATCGTTGACAAATTGGGCGTAGACGAGAACGAAGTTGTTACAGAAGCAAGTTTCACGAACGACCTAGGCGCTGATTCATTAGACACTGTGGAATTGATCATGGAATTTGAAAAAGAATTCGATATCCAGATTCCAGACGACCAAGCAGAAAACATTGCCACAGTTGGTCAAGCAATTTCTTATATCGAAAAAGCAAAATAA